A genomic window from Streptomyces sp. MST-110588 includes:
- a CDS encoding ATP-binding protein, with protein MSGDWEYALEIPDNSLAPRVARRVLRLILEEHGEEQLTDTAELLASELVTNAHRHAKGGASVRVKRVGERLRVSVWDGNPELPVFDGAPTPAPEAEAGRGLGLVRLCADSYGGFSLGAGAFGVGGKLIWFELGRGGGAGGSPIFVP; from the coding sequence ATGTCCGGTGACTGGGAATACGCGCTCGAAATCCCCGACAACTCGCTTGCTCCGCGTGTCGCGCGGCGCGTGCTGCGGCTCATTCTCGAGGAGCACGGGGAGGAGCAACTGACCGACACGGCGGAGCTGTTGGCGTCCGAGTTGGTGACCAATGCGCATCGGCATGCCAAGGGGGGTGCGTCTGTGCGGGTCAAGCGGGTGGGGGAGCGGTTGCGGGTCAGTGTGTGGGACGGGAACCCGGAGCTGCCGGTGTTTGACGGGGCGCCGACGCCTGCGCCGGAGGCGGAAGCGGGGCGGGGGCTGGGACTGGTGCGGCTCTGTGCCGACAGCTATGGCGGGTTCTCGTTGGGGGCGGGGGCGTTCGGGGTGGGTGGAAAGTTGATCTGGTTTGAGTTGGGGAGAGGGGGCGGAGCGGGCGGGAGTCCGATCTTCGTGCCGTGA
- a CDS encoding DUF4232 domain-containing protein produces MRSLLTGTGSRTARIAASVTLAVTALSLSACQSGSDAKKTDAAPAPSAAAPDHFPSPGTESAQNVRYAQAKRDSQVPPAKNVTARATTHSTARATTCTAANAKLTVSRVTRPINHLLLTATNTGSTRCDLYAFPFLRFDDAQAPTPPVKDSTPQAVVSLEPGASGHAGIRLSSAAGEGGHGNKVRNLTVYFADRSGGSTGAPARLALPKDTHLDDSAEVTYWQTTPDDALKW; encoded by the coding sequence ATGCGCTCTCTCCTCACCGGCACCGGCTCCCGCACGGCCCGTATCGCCGCCTCCGTCACCCTGGCCGTCACCGCCCTCTCCCTGTCCGCCTGCCAGAGCGGCAGCGACGCCAAGAAGACGGACGCCGCACCTGCCCCCTCCGCAGCCGCGCCGGACCACTTCCCCTCCCCCGGCACGGAGAGCGCACAGAACGTCCGATACGCACAGGCCAAGCGCGACTCTCAGGTGCCCCCCGCCAAGAACGTCACCGCCCGCGCCACCACCCATTCCACCGCCCGTGCCACCACCTGCACCGCGGCCAACGCCAAGCTGACCGTGTCGCGCGTGACCCGCCCCATCAACCACCTGCTGCTCACCGCCACCAACACCGGCTCCACCCGCTGCGACCTGTACGCGTTCCCCTTCCTCCGCTTCGACGACGCCCAGGCCCCCACCCCGCCCGTGAAGGACAGCACGCCGCAGGCCGTGGTGTCCCTGGAGCCGGGCGCGTCCGGTCACGCGGGCATCCGCCTCTCCAGCGCCGCCGGCGAAGGCGGTCACGGCAACAAGGTCCGTAACCTCACGGTCTACTTCGCCGACCGCTCCGGCGGCTCCACCGGTGCCCCCGCCCGCCTCGCTCTCCCCAAGGACACCCACCTCGACGACTCCGCCGAGGTCACCTACTGGCAGACGACTCCGGACGACGCCCTGAAGTGGTAA
- a CDS encoding helix-turn-helix transcriptional regulator, protein MTSETEEFAALLRGLKEKSGRSYGVLAKRLHMSTSTLHRYCNGDAVPVEYAPVERLARVCGASPEELVELHRRWILADATRGRKPGTHPAPAPGADGPAPVSGADGPAPVAAADDPVRGEASPEGGVPAGGATDDSTIDASGNDDSGDSDSANDGGVAGDGAVGRDATVGGGAVGGASGVAVFPAVLSPRRTLPKKLWLPLAGAAVVALAVPFMVNGSDVSGKRSAAATRADRASVSGQGPVPDGAVSRSPQATSATDRVAKKADAGTKKDSGPSEGPSGSAPEPESVPAAGDGRPKDGGQSGGDEGGDDEQGVPLTVDVRMNNWDDRCGRWFLLDKPPAEVPPPPTEQGTRGWANALGAVAAGHLRIALAVQGKSERAVVLHALHVRVTGRRAPASGAMYNMDAGCGGGLTPAAFDVALDAAAPLPRPVAGMQGDKKIPATDFPYKVSSSDPQVLDVDAHTDLNDVSWYLELEWSSGDRRGTLRLDDHGRPFRTSGMKGRPVYTYRYDLNVWRPEGT, encoded by the coding sequence ATGACGTCCGAGACGGAAGAGTTCGCGGCGCTGCTACGGGGGCTCAAGGAGAAGTCGGGACGCAGCTACGGTGTCCTGGCCAAGCGGCTGCACATGAGTACGTCCACGCTGCACCGCTACTGCAACGGTGACGCGGTACCCGTGGAGTACGCGCCCGTGGAACGGCTCGCCCGGGTCTGCGGGGCGAGCCCGGAGGAGCTGGTCGAACTCCACCGTCGGTGGATCCTCGCCGACGCGACGCGGGGACGTAAGCCGGGTACGCATCCCGCGCCTGCGCCCGGGGCCGACGGTCCCGCACCTGTGTCCGGGGCCGACGGTCCCGCGCCGGTTGCTGCGGCGGATGACCCTGTCCGGGGTGAAGCCTCTCCCGAGGGAGGGGTGCCGGCCGGCGGTGCTACCGATGACAGCACGATCGATGCCAGTGGCAACGATGACAGTGGTGACAGTGACAGTGCCAACGATGGCGGCGTGGCCGGTGATGGTGCGGTGGGCCGGGACGCGACGGTCGGGGGCGGGGCGGTCGGGGGTGCGTCGGGTGTCGCCGTTTTCCCTGCCGTCCTGTCACCTCGGCGGACGCTTCCCAAGAAGCTGTGGCTTCCGCTCGCCGGGGCGGCGGTTGTGGCGCTCGCCGTACCGTTCATGGTGAACGGGTCAGACGTTTCCGGCAAGCGGTCCGCCGCCGCCACACGGGCCGACCGGGCGTCGGTGAGCGGGCAGGGTCCGGTCCCGGACGGAGCTGTCAGCCGGTCGCCGCAGGCCACCTCGGCAACGGACCGCGTGGCGAAGAAGGCCGATGCGGGTACGAAGAAGGATTCCGGCCCCTCCGAGGGCCCGTCCGGCTCCGCGCCCGAGCCCGAGTCCGTCCCCGCCGCCGGGGACGGACGGCCCAAGGACGGCGGTCAGAGCGGCGGCGACGAGGGAGGCGACGACGAGCAGGGCGTGCCGCTGACCGTCGACGTACGGATGAACAACTGGGACGACCGCTGCGGCCGTTGGTTCCTCCTCGACAAGCCGCCTGCCGAAGTGCCCCCGCCGCCCACCGAGCAGGGCACCCGTGGCTGGGCGAACGCCCTCGGCGCGGTGGCCGCCGGCCATCTGCGGATAGCGCTGGCGGTGCAGGGCAAGAGCGAACGGGCCGTGGTGCTGCATGCTCTGCATGTACGGGTGACCGGGCGCCGGGCGCCGGCGAGCGGGGCGATGTACAACATGGACGCCGGCTGCGGCGGCGGGCTGACCCCGGCCGCCTTCGACGTCGCCCTGGACGCCGCCGCCCCACTGCCCCGCCCGGTCGCCGGCATGCAGGGCGACAAGAAGATTCCGGCCACGGACTTCCCGTACAAGGTGTCCAGCAGCGACCCCCAGGTGCTGGACGTCGACGCGCACACCGACCTCAACGACGTGAGCTGGTATCTGGAGCTGGAGTGGAGCAGCGGTGACCGCCGCGGGACGCTGCGCCTGGACGACCACGGCCGGCCGTTCCGTACGAGTGGGATGAAGGGGCGCCCGGTCTACACCTACCGATACGACCTCAACGTCTGGCGCCCGGAAGGTACCTGA
- a CDS encoding serine hydrolase domain-containing protein, with product MRRSSSRSRSRYRPQSLALALAPALAALTAATVALGAVAPAAQAAGSGKAREGLNRTALREAIAIRPGGGVADVVARVSKDGESWRGTSGDAVTGKRVKDDAHFRIGSIAKTFEAVVLLQLSAEGKVDLDETVQHYLPGLLPDSYDPVTVRQLLNHTSGLPQDFEGAPAPAPGETVDKRHDYYTFDQVIEQTLRPEGRPAPTPHFKPGTKQEYNSFAYRVAGKLIEEITGHSLKREFTTRILKPLKMRHTSAPGRDVRLPRPYLPGYAPDGRGELVDVNEQGGNPSSMISTTADLDRFVTGLFNGRLLRPAQAAELRTLPRDADGKLLPYTNNANCNMGPDKGSACYSVGLMSFPLPNGKVLWGKTGSDPGYTSGVFATPDLKWRGIYAGGTAAADNSAASATGIRIALAAFAGPAPAKKP from the coding sequence ATGCGCCGTTCCTCGTCCCGGTCCCGGTCGCGGTACCGGCCCCAGTCCCTGGCTCTGGCCCTGGCTCCGGCCCTGGCTGCTCTGACGGCCGCCACCGTGGCGCTCGGAGCGGTCGCGCCCGCCGCCCAGGCGGCCGGCTCGGGCAAGGCGCGTGAAGGGCTGAACCGTACGGCGCTGCGCGAGGCGATCGCGATACGTCCCGGCGGCGGGGTCGCGGACGTCGTGGCCCGGGTCAGCAAGGACGGGGAGTCCTGGCGGGGGACCTCCGGCGACGCCGTCACCGGCAAGCGGGTGAAGGACGACGCCCACTTCCGCATCGGCAGCATCGCCAAGACCTTCGAGGCGGTGGTACTGCTCCAGCTCTCCGCCGAGGGCAAGGTGGACCTCGACGAGACGGTGCAGCACTACCTCCCGGGTCTGCTGCCCGACTCCTACGATCCGGTCACCGTCCGCCAGTTGCTCAACCACACCAGCGGGCTGCCGCAGGACTTCGAAGGCGCACCCGCACCGGCCCCGGGTGAGACGGTCGACAAGCGCCACGACTACTACACCTTCGACCAGGTGATCGAGCAGACGCTGCGACCCGAGGGCCGGCCTGCGCCCACGCCGCACTTCAAGCCCGGGACGAAGCAGGAGTACAACTCCTTCGCCTACCGCGTCGCGGGCAAGCTCATAGAGGAGATCACGGGCCACTCCCTCAAGCGTGAATTCACCACCCGCATCCTGAAGCCGCTGAAGATGCGGCACACCTCCGCGCCGGGCCGCGACGTACGGCTGCCGCGCCCGTACCTCCCCGGCTATGCGCCGGACGGCCGGGGCGAACTGGTCGACGTCAACGAGCAGGGCGGCAACCCCTCCAGCATGATCTCCACCACCGCCGACCTCGACCGCTTCGTCACCGGACTGTTCAACGGCCGCCTGCTGCGGCCCGCCCAGGCCGCCGAGCTGCGCACCCTGCCGCGGGACGCCGACGGCAAGCTGCTTCCCTACACGAACAACGCCAACTGCAACATGGGCCCCGACAAGGGATCGGCCTGCTACAGCGTCGGCCTGATGTCCTTCCCGCTGCCTAACGGCAAGGTGCTGTGGGGCAAGACGGGAAGCGACCCGGGCTATACGAGTGGGGTCTTCGCCACCCCGGACCTCAAGTGGCGCGGTATCTACGCAGGGGGCACGGCCGCCGCCGACAACAGCGCCGCCTCCGCCACCGGCATCCGCATAGCCCTCGCCGCCTTCGCCGGACCGGCCCCGGCGAAGAAGCCCTGA